A region from the Flavobacteriales bacterium genome encodes:
- a CDS encoding universal stress protein — translation MQRILCPTDLSSAGDHAIDTATAMAQRTGAHVDLLHVVRHADEHGSSMTDLGQIAAMVRTKGIECEALVHEGDIFHAIPGAIAEGHHQMMVLGTHGLRNLKQQLLGADVLKLVRKVHVPSIVVQEKSSPNPMSRIVMPVAGHKDVKHLLDAVCATAKAFGAEVHVFQAMRPMDQPSEQLLLNKRDMLYRLQAEGIVHVEANLPPETFSIGYAQHIIGYAKKVNAGLIAVIADASPDMHHIADAEKERLLFNDAGIPVLCARDGSQMK, via the coding sequence ATGCAACGCATCCTCTGCCCCACCGATCTCAGCAGCGCTGGCGACCACGCCATCGACACCGCAACCGCCATGGCGCAGCGCACCGGTGCGCACGTGGACCTGCTGCACGTGGTGCGCCATGCCGATGAACACGGCAGCAGCATGACCGACCTCGGCCAGATCGCCGCCATGGTGCGCACCAAGGGCATCGAGTGCGAAGCGCTGGTGCACGAGGGCGACATCTTCCACGCCATCCCGGGCGCCATCGCCGAGGGCCACCACCAAATGATGGTGCTCGGCACCCACGGCCTGCGCAACCTTAAGCAGCAACTGCTCGGCGCCGATGTGCTCAAGCTGGTGCGCAAGGTGCACGTGCCCAGCATCGTGGTGCAGGAGAAGTCCTCGCCCAACCCCATGTCGCGCATCGTGATGCCCGTGGCCGGACACAAGGACGTGAAGCACCTCCTCGATGCCGTGTGCGCCACCGCCAAAGCCTTCGGCGCCGAGGTGCACGTCTTCCAAGCCATGCGCCCCATGGACCAGCCCAGCGAGCAGCTCCTCCTCAACAAGCGCGACATGCTCTACCGCCTCCAGGCCGAAGGCATCGTGCACGTGGAAGCCAACCTGCCGCCCGAGACCTTCTCCATCGGCTATGCCCAGCACATCATCGGCTACGCCAAGAAGGTCAACGCCGGTCTCATCGCCGTCATCGCCGATGCCTCCCCCGATATGCACCATATCGCCGACGCCGAGAAGGAGCGCCTGCTCTTCAACGATGCAGGCATTCCAGTGCTGTGCGCACGTGACGGGAGCCAGATGAAGTGA